In Lewinellaceae bacterium, a single window of DNA contains:
- a CDS encoding DUF1565 domain-containing protein: MKRVLLLTALILAISQLQARTIFVKKGANGNGSSWDQALGSVQEALLRAKSGDVIWVALGKYFTTKDSDRTKSFVIPDGVKMYGGFAGYESSPEQRDALKHLTILSGEIGQPAKDDNAYTVVYTKNASNATVVDGFVIMGGSAAGSASQNPLHHKGAGWFNDATNGNSSPSIRNCIFMDNIAREGAGMYNYASNGVCMPSIENCKFIRNISEVDGGAVFNDGNNGKCIPQITNCLFEGNEATYGAGMFNKADFGQAVPNVRNCVFVANIAYIRGSGVYNDRTASSKGVCDAIMTSCRFENNSSSVGNEISSRVSNFDFHQGGLEAKSSNGY, encoded by the coding sequence GTGAAAAGAGTATTATTATTAACCGCACTGATCCTGGCCATCAGCCAACTACAAGCCAGGACCATCTTTGTAAAAAAGGGCGCAAATGGGAATGGTTCTTCCTGGGATCAAGCTTTGGGCAGCGTACAGGAAGCCCTGCTACGCGCCAAGTCCGGAGATGTGATCTGGGTGGCTTTAGGCAAGTATTTCACCACTAAAGACAGCGACCGCACCAAGTCTTTTGTCATTCCCGATGGCGTGAAAATGTATGGCGGCTTCGCAGGCTACGAGTCTTCTCCGGAGCAAAGAGATGCTTTGAAGCACCTCACCATCCTCAGCGGCGAGATCGGGCAGCCGGCTAAAGACGACAACGCCTACACCGTAGTATATACCAAGAACGCGAGCAACGCCACCGTAGTAGATGGTTTCGTGATCATGGGCGGTTCTGCTGCCGGTTCTGCTTCTCAAAACCCGCTGCACCACAAAGGCGCCGGCTGGTTCAACGACGCAACCAACGGCAACTCCAGCCCCAGCATCCGGAACTGCATCTTCATGGACAACATCGCCCGCGAGGGCGCCGGCATGTACAACTACGCCAGCAACGGTGTTTGCATGCCTTCCATCGAAAACTGCAAGTTCATCCGCAACATCTCCGAAGTAGACGGCGGCGCAGTATTCAATGACGGCAACAACGGCAAATGCATTCCGCAGATCACCAACTGCCTCTTCGAAGGCAACGAGGCTACCTACGGCGCCGGCATGTTCAACAAGGCTGATTTCGGACAGGCCGTTCCCAATGTCCGGAACTGCGTTTTCGTCGCCAACATCGCCTACATCCGGGGCAGCGGCGTATACAACGACCGCACCGCTTCCTCCAAAGGCGTTTGCGACGCCATCATGACCAGCTGCCGCTTCGAAAACAACAGCTCTTCGGTAGGCAATGAGATCAGCAGCCGGGTCAGCAACTTCGATTTCCACCAGGGTGGGCTCGAAGCCAAATCTTCCAACGGTTATTAA